gctctctctctctgtctctgtctctgtctctctctctgtctctctctgtctctctgtctctctctctgtctctctctctctctctctgtctctctctctgtctctgtctctctctgtctctctgtctctctctctctctgtctctctctgtctctgtctctctctgtctctctctctctctctctctgtctctctctctctctctttgtctctgtctctgtctctgtctctgtctctctctctctctgtctgtctctctgtctctctctctctctgtctctctctctctctctctctgtctctgtctctgtctctgtctctgtctctgtctctgtctctctctctctctctctctctgtctctgtctctctctctctgtctctcgctctctctctctgtctctgtctctgtctctctttgtctctctctctctttctctctctgtctctgtctctctctgtctctctctctgtctctctctgtctctctctctctctctctctctgtctctctgtctctctctgtctctctctgtctctctctctctctttctctctgtctctgtctctgtctctctctgtctctgtctctcgctctctctctctctgtctctctctctgtctctctctgtctctctctgtctctgtctctcctctctctctctctgtctctgtctctgtctctgtctctcgctctctctctctgtctctctctctgtctctctctgtctctctctgtctctctctgtctctgtctctgtctctcctctctctctctctgtctctgtctctgtctctgtctctgtctctgtctctgtctctcgctctctctctctgtctctctctctgtctctcgctctctctctctgtctctctctctgtctctcctctctctctctgtctctgtctctctctctgtctctctctctgtctctctctctctgtctctgtctctgtctctgtctctgtctctgtctctctgtctctctctctctgtctgtctctctgtctctgtctctctctctgtctctctctctctctctctctctctgtctctgtctctctctctgtctctcgctctctttctctctctgtctctgtctctctctgtctctgtctctctctctgtctctctctctctctctgtctctctctgtctctctgtctctctctctgtctctgtctctgtctctgtctctctctgtctctctgtctctctctctgtctctgtctctctctctgtctctgtctctctctctgtctctctctctctctctctctctctctgtctctgtctctgtctctgtctctctctctgtctctgtctctgtctctgtctctctctctctctctgtctctctctgtctctctgtctctctctctgtctctgtctctgtctctctctgtctctctctgtctctctctctgtctctctctgtctctctgtctctctctctgtctctctctgtctctgtctctgtctctctctgtctctctctctctctttctctctgtctctgtctctgtctctctctgtctctgtctctcgctctctctctctctgtctctctctctgtctctctctgtctctctgtctctgtctctcctctctctctctctgtctctgtctctgtctctgtctctcgctctctctctctgtctctctctctgtctctctctgtctctctctgtctctctctgtctctgtctctgtctctcctctctctctctctgtctctgtctctgtctctgtctctcctctctctctctgtctctgtctctctctctgtctctctctctgtctctctctctctgtctctgtctctgtctctgtctctgtctctgtctctctgtctctctctctctgtctctctctctctctgtctgtctctctgtctctgtctctctctctgtctctctgtctctctctctgtctctgtctctgtctctctctgtctctctctgtctctctctctgtctctctctgtctctctgtctctctctctgtctctctctgtctctgtctctgtctctctctctgtctctctctctctctgtctctctctctctgtctctgtctctgtctctgtctctgtctctctctctctctgtctgtctctctgtctctgtctctctctctctctctgtctctctctctctctctctctctctctgtctctgtctctgtctctctctctctctctgtctctgtctctgtctctctctctctctctctctctctcgctctctctctctgtctctgtctctgtctctctttgtctctctctctctttctctctctgtttctgtctctctctgtctctctgtctctctctctctctctctctctctgtctctctgtctctctctgtctctctctctttctctctgtctctgtctctgtctctctctgtctctgtctctcgctctctctctctctgtctctctctctgtctctctctgtctctctctgtctctcctctctctctctctgtctctgtctctgtctctgtctctgtctctcgctctctctctctgtctctctctctgtctctctctgtctctctctgtctctgtctctgtctctgtctctcctctctctctctctgtctctgtctctgtctctgtctctcgctctctctctctgtctctctctctgtctctcgctctctctctctgtctctctctctgtctctcctctctctctctctgtctctgtctctgtctctgtctgtctgtctctctctttctctctctctctctgtctctctctctctctgtctctctctgtctctctctctgtctctctgtctctgtctctctgtctctctctctcctctctctcttgctctctgtctctctgtctctctctctctctgtctctctgtctctgtctctctctctgtctctctctgtctctctctctctgtctctctctctctgtctctctctctctgtctctgtctctgtctctctctctttctctctctctctctctgtctctgtctctgtctctgtctgtctctctctctctctgtctctctctctctctctctctctccctctctctctctctctttctgtgtgtgtgtgtgtgtgtgtagaagacCAAAGCAAAGAACCTAGTTTTGCAGTTTGAATCTCATGgtttcaaaaaaaatgtaaggatGTAATTTACGTTTTAAACATTGTTAACAAACTtttcaaagacatgttttataAAACTAAAAGTTTAACCTCTGAAAAACATTGTTACTCGTTCACCTTCATTATTCGCACCTGATCCTGGACCTGCTCCTAGCTGTGTGTCCTTCAAGAGTGACTGGAATAAAGGtggactttaaagatggacctCAGTCTGACGATCAAAGGTAATTATTTCTCTGATATTTTTAGCAGATTTTAAATGTGGAAGACTTTCACTGTAACTTACATTCAGCTGTGTTTGTGGTTCTGTCagtgtcaaacatgagagaccGGACTCTGCTGGACCTgaacccagctgtgtgtccttCAAGAGTGACTGGTCTAAAGGTGGacttattgactttaaagatggaaaCAACTCTGACGGTAATAGGTAAGactttaaacttaaaatgtaCCTGTTGCTgtttattcaaacaaacatgtctgcagTATTTTAGCTCAGAGTCTGTAAtcgttcagtgtttatcaggaTTCCTCACCACTAAACTGTATCTTACACAGAAGTGTACCCTATCTATTACATGTAACACTGTGTCTCATTATAAacactacattatattatattagtTCAGAGGTTCCTTCTCCAGATTACTTATCCAATAGTACACTTCACTTCTATCGTATTTCTTGAATCGTCACGTCCGGTTGAGTGAACGCTGGCGTGTCTAGCTGCCACTGCTCTCTGGTtcctctgaatgttttttttaccgttTTTTCTGATCTACGGACCTTTTGCATTTGTTGTATTCTTACCTGGACATACTTCCAAAAAGATCAGATTACGCGGTGAGTTAATTTGGACTAGTAGCCTACAAGTTTACTTGTTGCGTGCAGGGCTCCCACTCCTCACCTGggctgcttctgctgccggaGCTCTTATCTAGTCCACCATTGGCAACAATGtggattaataaaatgtttgtatggtCCGTGCTCGTCTGGACTGCCCTGTCTTTGATCTTCAACCCAACGGCAGCGGTACTCCGTTACACAGTTGCTGAGCTCCTGCATCTAAGCTTCCACCTGTCCGATCCTCCACCGGCTTTGCATCTCTACCTGGACATCGCTCGTCATGTCCGTCGGAAATATATCCACCGTGGTTCCCGACGGGGTTCggtggtcccccccccccccccccccccccgccctgcTACACTCTACAACACAGATTTCAACTTCAGCTCACAACAGCGAGTCCTGCCACCTTCAGAAGTTTTCTGACGACTTGGCTTCAGTTGGATGTATCAGTAAGGGTGAGGAGACCAAGTACAGGGCTGTGGTGGGTGACTTTGTCACATGGTGTGAGCTGAACCATTTACAGCTCAACCTGCCAAAGACCAAGGAACTGGTGGTGGATCTGAGGAGGAAAAAGGCAAGTACAAGTACTTGGGAGTGTACTTGGAAAATAAACCGGACTGGTCTAAGAACACAAAGGCCATCTACAAGAAGGGCTGTAGTCCTTTAACGTCTGCAGGAAGATGCTGAGGATGCTTTAtgagtctgtggtggccagtgaTGTCCCGTTTTCTGTTGTGTGCTGgggcagcaggctgagggtAGCGCACTCCAGCAGACTCAACAAACTGATTCACAGGGCCAGGGACGTCACAGGAGTGGAGCAGGACTCTCTGACTGCGGtttcagagaggaggatgctgtCTAAGTTGTGTTGCATCTTGGACAAGGTCTCACATCCACTCAGCTATGTGCTGGTCAGACACAAGAGCACATTCAGGGCAAGACTCATCCCCGCACGATGCACcactattttatttttgcattcttaatttatttctatatttcctaCTGCAATATTGTGTTTAAGAGCAACTGTAATAACTGAATTTCCCCCTGTGATTAATatagtatttctgattctgattcaatcACTTCCGACCTGTTGCACACACCTTAATCATCATGAAATGCCTGGAGAAACTAGTCCTACGTTCCATCCTTCCAGCTGTCGGATCACATCTGGACCCCTACGAGTTTGCCTACTGGTTCAGGAGGGGGACTGAGGACCCTGTGGCATGCCTTCTTCATTACATCCTCCAGCACCTTGAACCTCCATGCAATTTCATTCGGATCCTGTTCATCGACTTCAGTTCTGCCTTTAACACCATACAACGACAGCAGATGATCAGGAAACACCACCAGCTTACCTCCTATCACTTCTGTATGAAAGCATCACATCCACCCcatcctcctctgctgctcaccTTGTTTCTTCGACATGCTCActgttacaaacaaaaataaactaacCCGTATCACAAATATTGCTTCAGAAATCATAGGCCTACCTACCCAAAACCTCTCACAGCTCAATTACAGAGCCCTCACTCACAGAGCACTCACCATAGCCCAagacccctctcacccactccatccactcttttcttttctgccatCAGGACCTGGAAGAGGGCACGCTTGAAAAAGATGCTTGTTCCCTCAGCTATGAAGTCCTAAACAAGCTCTTCCTGTTGTTTCCTTCATATGCTATGTCATCCCAGTTGAACCAACTATGCAAAGGTGTCCCAAAAAACATGGACTCCCTCTCTATGGTGTGTTAATGTTCAAACACAGCTACATCTGCTTATTAAACTACTAACAGTCTAAATCCTGAACCATATTGTGAACCAGCCCCTCACTCTGCAGACCAGcaggtttctgtctgtcccAGATAATCTGATTTACAAGTTTAAgtttatattttcttctgttccagctgctggaggagaacatggTCAGTTTTGTGAAGAATGAACTGAAGAAGGTCCAGAGAGTTCTGAGcccagattacccagaatgcttagagagtcagacTGAGGATAAGGAGGTTTTGGacggtgaggaggaggagcagaggaggagcagcagagaggctTTTCTGAAGatcactctccacttcctgaggagaatgaagcaggaggagctggctgactgtctgcagagcagtaagatgA
The Labrus bergylta chromosome 15, fLabBer1.1, whole genome shotgun sequence DNA segment above includes these coding regions:
- the LOC136182702 gene encoding octapeptide-repeat protein T2-like encodes the protein RETERDRDRDRERDRETERDRERERDRDRDRDRERDRDRDRDRERERERERQRERQRQRERQRQRERQRDRERQRQRQRQRERQRDRERQRERERQRERQRQRETETERERERETERETETERERERERQRERQRQRDRQRERDRETETETETETETERERQRERQRERQRQRERGETERETERESERQRERQRERARDRDRDRDRDRDRDRERERRDRDRDRERQRETERDRERDRERERETETETETERERGETETERDRERQRERQRERERETETERDRDRDREKERERDRERQRETERQRERERERQRETERETERDRDRERKRERDKERQ